In Mongoliitalea daihaiensis, one DNA window encodes the following:
- a CDS encoding MFS transporter has protein sequence MKQEKAILWTLAAINFTHIVDFMILMPLGPQLMRIFEISPSAFGLLVSSYTFSAGLSSFLGAFFLDKYDRRKILLWVFVGFLLGTIACALSPNYPILLISRIVSGVFGGLTSALILAIIGDVVPDERRGRAMGLVMAAFSVASVFGVPFGLFIASLTNWHAPFFFLAGLSLVILALIYRFIPSITAHLDTGKAKPSPLQVVQRVTGNANQMRAITLTIMMMLGQFTIIPFLSPYMVANVGFTDMELTYIYIFGGLLTIFTSPWVGKLTDRYGKVEVFTVFMTLNVIPIGIITHLGVTPIPYVLLVSTFFFITSNGRMVPAAALITGTARPENRGSFLSFNSAVQQLAAGAASFLAGMILAEGVNGELLNFEKVGYIAIVLSLLCLPLIRRIKVVDVG, from the coding sequence ATGAAACAGGAAAAAGCGATTCTTTGGACGCTTGCAGCCATCAACTTCACGCACATCGTAGATTTTATGATTTTGATGCCCTTAGGGCCTCAATTGATGCGTATTTTTGAAATCAGTCCCAGTGCATTTGGGCTCTTGGTATCTTCTTATACCTTCAGTGCGGGGTTGAGTAGTTTTTTAGGGGCATTTTTTTTGGATAAATACGATCGAAGGAAAATTTTACTTTGGGTATTTGTTGGATTTTTGTTAGGAACGATCGCCTGCGCATTATCTCCCAACTATCCGATTTTATTGATTTCTCGTATTGTATCGGGGGTGTTTGGAGGATTGACTTCTGCATTGATTTTAGCGATTATAGGTGATGTAGTGCCAGACGAGCGCAGAGGCAGAGCCATGGGTTTGGTGATGGCAGCATTTTCGGTTGCCTCAGTTTTTGGTGTTCCTTTTGGCTTGTTTATCGCGAGTTTGACCAATTGGCATGCTCCTTTTTTCTTTTTGGCGGGTCTTTCTTTAGTAATCCTAGCGTTGATTTATCGTTTTATTCCAAGTATTACAGCTCATCTTGATACAGGGAAAGCCAAGCCAAGCCCTTTACAAGTAGTCCAACGTGTGACAGGAAATGCCAATCAAATGCGGGCAATTACCTTGACCATCATGATGATGTTGGGACAATTTACCATTATCCCCTTTCTAAGCCCTTATATGGTGGCCAATGTGGGTTTTACGGACATGGAACTGACCTATATTTACATCTTTGGAGGACTGCTGACCATTTTCACCTCTCCTTGGGTAGGTAAATTGACTGATCGCTATGGTAAGGTAGAAGTCTTTACGGTATTTATGACCTTGAATGTAATTCCTATTGGGATTATTACTCATCTAGGAGTCACTCCAATTCCTTATGTATTATTGGTATCTACATTCTTTTTTATCACCAGTAATGGGCGAATGGTACCCGCAGCAGCGTTGATTACAGGGACTGCCCGTCCCGAAAACAGGGGGAGCTTCCTCAGTTTCAACTCCGCCGTACAGCAATTAGCTGCCGGAGCGGCTTCTTTTTTGGCAGGAATGATATTAGCTGAAGGGGTGAATGGGGAATTGCTGAATTTTGAGAAAGTGGGTTATATTGCTATCGTGCTGAGCTTGCTTTGTTTGCCTTTGATTCGTAGGATTAAGGTGGTGGATGTAGGTTGA
- a CDS encoding ExbD/TolR family protein, translating into MSKFKKKTNTSQSIPTSALPDIIFMLLFFFMVTTVLRESDILVEQKLPQMTQLQKLEKKTLISYLYVGKPKNTALYGTEPRIQANDVLIGAKDILLWVNQEKDALSEAERDQITISMKADKEVKMGPISDIQFELREADARKLMYASTGRLEQD; encoded by the coding sequence ATGTCAAAGTTTAAGAAAAAAACCAACACATCCCAAAGTATTCCTACTTCGGCCTTGCCAGATATCATTTTCATGTTGTTGTTCTTCTTCATGGTGACAACGGTTTTGAGAGAATCTGATATTTTGGTTGAGCAGAAACTTCCTCAGATGACGCAGCTTCAAAAATTGGAAAAGAAAACATTGATTTCTTATCTCTACGTTGGAAAGCCTAAAAATACAGCGCTCTATGGTACTGAGCCAAGAATACAAGCAAATGATGTATTGATTGGTGCCAAAGATATTTTGTTGTGGGTCAACCAAGAGAAGGACGCACTCTCTGAGGCTGAAAGAGATCAAATCACCATTTCCATGAAAGCTGATAAAGAAGTAAAAATGGGTCCTATTTCAGATATTCAATTTGAATTAAGAGAAGCAGATGCCCGTAAGTTAATGTATGCTTCAACAGGAAGATTGGAACAAGATTAA
- a CDS encoding imm11 family protein has product MIFENLYYLFTKLSSNSFIVNSIDLKGDVYDQGKTHAMLLLEGQFESFKFPIKFKHVSGKRHCDLVGTGWGVLFLISDRMKLILEENNLTGWKSFPVDIFDETGDKIQNLYHGFSIVGRSGSIDYKKSEVIERRLVSTGPLCKYYKGVYPDMDSWDGSDFFLPQNHWGIVITERVKKILTNHKLANIEFSNLADLEVGVETIL; this is encoded by the coding sequence ATGATTTTTGAAAACCTTTATTATTTATTTACCAAGTTGTCATCTAATTCATTTATAGTAAATTCTATAGATTTGAAAGGGGATGTTTATGATCAGGGGAAAACACATGCAATGCTTTTGTTGGAGGGGCAATTTGAATCGTTTAAATTTCCAATTAAATTCAAACATGTTTCAGGAAAAAGACATTGTGACCTAGTGGGCACTGGTTGGGGTGTGTTGTTTTTGATTTCGGATCGTATGAAGCTTATTTTGGAAGAGAATAATCTTACTGGTTGGAAATCATTTCCTGTTGACATTTTTGATGAAACTGGCGATAAGATTCAAAATTTATACCATGGGTTTTCGATTGTAGGTAGAAGCGGGTCAATAGATTATAAAAAAAGTGAGGTTATTGAGAGAAGACTAGTTTCAACTGGCCCTTTATGTAAATATTATAAAGGTGTTTATCCTGATATGGATTCCTGGGATGGTTCTGACTTTTTTCTTCCTCAGAATCATTGGGGTATAGTTATTACAGAACGAGTTAAAAAAATATTAACTAATCATAAGTTGGCAAATATCGAATTTTCCAATCTAGCTGATTTAGAGGTTGGAGTTGAGACGATTTTATAA
- a CDS encoding MFS transporter: protein MAVVKSKEKKKVHFAWSMYDWANSVYSLVITSTIFPVYFNSVTTSEEGDYTVSFFGIEVVNTVLYSYSISFSFLMIAFISPLLSGMADASGKKLFFMKVFAYMGSIACMGLFFFDGPNLEYGILCAVIASIGHAGSLVFYNAYLPEIADPDEYDFLSAKGFSLGYIGSVILLVLNLVMIQMPELFGLENAAQASKWSFLITGLWWAGFSQITFKFLPDNPYKKKVPRELLWKGYHEIRVIFQAVKNTKVTKSFLAAFFFYSMGVQTVIFLAASFGDKELGLAGDKLILTILIIQIVAIGGSYFFAFISKLYGNKLSLIVMVLIWVLVCGGAYYVETEYQFYSLAFVVGSVMGGIQSLSRATYSKLIPATTTLHASYFSFFDVTEKLAIVVGTFSYGIIEQLSGSMRNSSLALGLFFLIGLGFLLTIKIPKQSLSSPIVPPHA from the coding sequence ATGGCAGTTGTCAAAAGTAAAGAAAAAAAGAAAGTACATTTTGCTTGGTCCATGTATGATTGGGCAAATTCTGTTTATAGTTTAGTCATTACATCGACTATTTTCCCTGTTTACTTCAACTCAGTCACAACATCTGAGGAAGGGGATTATACGGTTAGCTTTTTCGGGATTGAGGTAGTAAATACTGTTTTGTACTCCTATTCTATTTCATTTTCATTTTTGATGATTGCATTTATTTCCCCTCTTTTGTCCGGAATGGCTGATGCAAGTGGAAAGAAACTGTTCTTTATGAAAGTCTTTGCCTATATGGGTTCCATTGCCTGTATGGGGCTTTTCTTCTTTGATGGGCCTAATTTGGAGTACGGTATCCTTTGTGCAGTGATAGCAAGTATAGGTCATGCAGGAAGTTTGGTGTTTTATAATGCATATCTGCCTGAAATAGCAGATCCTGATGAGTATGATTTTCTCAGCGCTAAAGGTTTTTCCTTAGGGTACATAGGTTCAGTCATTTTATTGGTTCTGAATTTGGTCATGATCCAAATGCCAGAATTATTTGGTTTAGAAAATGCAGCGCAAGCATCCAAATGGTCTTTCCTTATCACAGGTTTGTGGTGGGCAGGCTTCTCTCAAATTACATTTAAATTTCTACCAGATAATCCCTACAAAAAGAAAGTCCCAAGAGAATTGCTATGGAAGGGGTATCATGAAATTCGTGTGATTTTTCAGGCGGTAAAAAACACTAAGGTGACTAAAAGTTTTTTAGCAGCTTTTTTCTTTTACAGCATGGGTGTACAAACAGTTATCTTTTTGGCGGCTTCTTTTGGAGATAAAGAATTGGGACTGGCAGGTGATAAATTGATTTTGACGATTTTAATTATTCAGATTGTGGCGATTGGTGGCAGTTATTTCTTTGCCTTTATTTCCAAGTTGTATGGTAATAAATTGTCGCTCATAGTGATGGTGTTGATTTGGGTGCTTGTCTGTGGAGGAGCTTATTATGTGGAGACAGAATATCAATTTTACTCGTTGGCATTTGTCGTAGGTTCTGTTATGGGGGGGATTCAATCCTTATCTAGAGCCACCTACAGTAAGTTGATTCCAGCAACTACAACGCTCCATGCTTCGTATTTTAGTTTTTTTGATGTCACTGAAAAGCTCGCCATTGTTGTAGGAACCTTTTCTTATGGTATTATCGAACAACTATCTGGTAGTATGCGAAACTCTTCATTAGCCTTAGGGTTATTCTTCTTGATTGGTTTGGGATTTTTGCTAACAATCAAGATTCCGAAGCAATCGCTTTCATCTCCAATTGTTCCTCCTCATGCTTAA
- the rpoN gene encoding RNA polymerase factor sigma-54, with protein MQKLHLSQILSQKLSPQQIQFIKLLQVPTAELEARVEEELEINPALEEGREEDPKAGEEDYGDNFEDSYEGEQDKDINIDDYLSEDYGGYKMQGDGNYLQDDDDRDIPLSSGVSLQEQLISQLGFLKLNEREKLIGLQLIGSIENDGYIRRDLEAIINDLAFGQNIESDIDEVEEILRKIQSFDPAGIAARNLQECLLIQMERKEHPEDIVVQTAIKIVADNFDEFTKKHYDKIQKRLDIEDELLKDAVNMITRLNPKPGGVSDGLVKTQYIIPDFILTNTDGKLEITLNSRNAPELRVSRSYSEMFDAYDKSDKKDKKLKETVSFVKQKLDSAKWFIDAIKQRQQTLLRTMQAILDYQTEFFYEGDETKLKPMILKDIAEKIEMDISTVSRVANSKSIQTEFGIYPLKYFFSEGIATDSGEDVSNKEVKSVLQEMVDHEDKRKPLSDDKLVKLLNDKGYNIARRTVAKYREQLQIPVARLRKEL; from the coding sequence ATGCAGAAATTACATTTAAGTCAGATACTTTCTCAAAAACTTTCTCCGCAGCAGATTCAGTTTATCAAGCTGTTGCAAGTACCTACTGCTGAATTAGAGGCTAGGGTAGAGGAGGAGTTGGAAATTAATCCAGCCTTGGAAGAAGGAAGGGAAGAAGACCCGAAGGCGGGAGAGGAGGATTATGGAGATAATTTTGAGGACTCCTATGAAGGGGAACAAGATAAGGATATCAATATAGATGACTATCTCAGTGAGGATTATGGGGGGTACAAAATGCAAGGAGATGGGAATTATTTGCAGGACGATGATGATCGTGATATTCCCCTGTCTAGTGGAGTTTCCTTGCAAGAGCAATTAATCAGTCAGTTAGGTTTTTTGAAACTCAATGAGCGGGAAAAATTGATTGGACTTCAGTTGATTGGCAGTATAGAAAATGATGGATATATCCGCAGAGACCTAGAGGCCATTATCAATGACCTAGCTTTTGGTCAGAATATCGAATCAGATATTGATGAAGTTGAAGAGATATTGCGCAAGATCCAATCCTTTGACCCGGCAGGAATTGCGGCTAGAAACTTGCAGGAGTGTCTGCTTATTCAAATGGAACGAAAAGAGCATCCGGAGGATATTGTCGTGCAAACAGCCATTAAAATAGTAGCAGATAATTTTGATGAGTTTACGAAAAAGCATTACGATAAAATCCAAAAAAGATTGGATATCGAGGATGAACTGTTGAAAGATGCTGTCAATATGATCACTCGACTGAACCCAAAGCCAGGAGGGGTATCTGATGGTTTGGTGAAAACCCAATACATTATCCCAGACTTTATTTTGACAAATACCGATGGAAAGTTGGAGATTACGCTTAATTCAAGGAATGCTCCCGAACTGAGGGTTTCGCGTTCGTATTCAGAAATGTTTGATGCCTACGATAAGAGTGATAAGAAAGATAAAAAGCTCAAAGAAACTGTCAGTTTTGTCAAGCAGAAATTAGATTCTGCCAAGTGGTTTATTGATGCGATCAAGCAACGCCAACAAACCCTTCTGCGGACTATGCAAGCTATTTTGGATTATCAAACCGAGTTTTTTTATGAAGGTGATGAAACCAAACTAAAACCCATGATCCTAAAGGACATTGCTGAGAAGATTGAAATGGATATTTCTACGGTTTCCAGAGTCGCTAACAGCAAGTCTATTCAAACAGAGTTTGGAATTTATCCACTCAAATATTTCTTCTCTGAGGGAATAGCGACTGATTCTGGAGAAGATGTTTCAAACAAAGAAGTCAAAAGTGTGTTGCAAGAAATGGTGGATCACGAGGATAAGCGAAAACCGCTTTCGGATGACAAACTTGTGAAATTATTAAATGATAAGGGTTATAACATTGCCAGAAGGACGGTTGCCAAATATAGAGAGCAGCTCCAGATTCCGGTGGCTAGATTAAGGAAGGAGTTATAA
- the asnS gene encoding asparagine--tRNA ligase encodes MAFNKRVKIQELFTQNQEGKEIVLMGWVRTKRSNKNVSFIALNDGSTIKNYQIVADPNKIDEELLKKATTGACLKITGTVVASQGAGQSTELVASQIEVLGEADAEKYPLQPKKHSLEFLREIAHLRMRTNTFGAVFRVRHALAFAVHKYFNDKGFFYIHTPIITASDAEGAGETFKVTTLDLKNPPLNEDGSINYKEDFFERETNLTVSGQLEGELAAMGLGEIYTFGPTFRAENSNTARHLAEFWMIEPEMAFYDAEDNQNLAEDFLKYVINYALENCQDDLEFLDKRAAEEETSKKADQRSEMGLLERLQFVVTNEFQRLTYTEAIGILKNSNHNKKKKFQYVVEDWGVDLQSEHERYLVEKHFKKPVILTDYPKEIKAFYMRQNDDGKTVAAMDILFPGIGEIVGGSQREERLDKLTQRMEEMHIPTEEMWWYLDTRRFGATPHAGFGLGFERLVLFVTGMGNIRDVIAFPRTPGHAEF; translated from the coding sequence ATGGCGTTCAACAAACGAGTGAAAATACAAGAGCTCTTTACCCAAAATCAAGAGGGCAAGGAGATTGTACTAATGGGTTGGGTAAGGACCAAACGAAGCAATAAAAATGTTTCTTTTATCGCACTCAATGACGGGTCTACGATCAAAAACTACCAAATCGTAGCCGATCCTAACAAAATCGATGAAGAACTCCTCAAAAAAGCTACCACTGGGGCTTGCTTGAAAATTACGGGTACTGTGGTGGCTTCCCAAGGTGCTGGGCAATCTACAGAGTTGGTAGCATCGCAGATAGAAGTCCTAGGCGAAGCTGATGCCGAAAAGTATCCCCTGCAGCCTAAAAAACACTCTTTAGAATTTTTAAGAGAAATCGCTCACTTACGAATGCGAACCAATACCTTTGGTGCTGTCTTCAGAGTAAGGCATGCCTTGGCTTTTGCTGTACATAAGTATTTTAACGATAAGGGCTTTTTCTATATCCATACGCCTATCATCACTGCTTCAGATGCAGAAGGTGCAGGGGAGACCTTCAAGGTGACAACCTTGGATTTGAAAAACCCTCCCTTAAATGAAGATGGATCGATCAACTACAAAGAAGATTTCTTTGAGCGCGAAACCAATCTAACCGTATCTGGACAGTTGGAAGGTGAGTTGGCGGCTATGGGATTGGGTGAAATCTATACCTTTGGACCAACATTTCGTGCAGAAAATTCCAATACTGCTCGTCACTTGGCGGAATTTTGGATGATCGAGCCGGAGATGGCATTTTACGATGCAGAAGATAACCAAAATCTGGCCGAAGACTTCCTAAAGTATGTCATCAACTATGCCTTGGAAAACTGTCAGGATGATTTGGAGTTCTTAGACAAAAGAGCAGCTGAGGAGGAAACTTCCAAAAAAGCAGATCAACGGTCCGAAATGGGACTATTAGAGAGGTTACAGTTTGTGGTCACCAACGAATTCCAAAGACTGACATACACGGAGGCTATCGGTATCCTTAAGAATTCGAACCATAACAAGAAAAAGAAATTCCAGTATGTAGTAGAAGATTGGGGCGTAGACCTACAATCCGAGCATGAAAGATACTTAGTGGAAAAACATTTCAAAAAGCCAGTTATTTTAACAGACTATCCAAAAGAAATCAAGGCATTCTACATGCGCCAAAACGATGATGGTAAGACTGTCGCTGCAATGGACATCTTATTCCCAGGCATTGGTGAAATTGTGGGTGGTTCACAGCGAGAAGAGCGCTTAGATAAATTGACCCAACGCATGGAAGAGATGCATATCCCAACCGAAGAAATGTGGTGGTATTTGGATACCCGTAGATTCGGGGCTACCCCACATGCCGGCTTTGGTTTGGGATTTGAGCGCTTGGTTCTATTTGTGACGGGTATGGGCAATATCAGAGATGTCATCGCCTTCCCAAGAACTCCCGGACACGCGGAGTTTTAA
- a CDS encoding NAD(P)H-hydrate dehydratase, with translation MLKILSGKQVSLLDSAFIQSQGISSWELMDQAAYAFTDWFMSQNFCRESKIYIFAGKGNNGGDGVAIARLLSVIGFSVVLVNMYPLEECSPDNQKNLKRLPAGIQCFHIHEFDWQIAASSIIIDALLGVGLSQPLSGILASTVQRINELSCKRIAIDIPSGLPADGPLNGDAIEADITVTFQFPKLSLLFPEHAAYTGKMVIVDIGIPTSFLQSFEGNHYLLQREDVYPLHLKKSDFIHKGDMGKVMLIGGSKGKVGAVLLASQAALRTGSGLVYTNIPAEERLICQVAFPEIMYTTDLLDDLDAVGVGPGWGTTLHPEEIAHLFEKYDFPLVLDADAINLIAKYPKLLKKIPSNSIFTPHLKEFERLVGPCENHLVRLEKAKDFAIRNHVIVVLKGAFTCISSPQGEQFFNTSGNKYMATAGSGDVLTGVITSFLGQGYSPIHAALVGVYHHGLAGDIAARTKNRGLIASDIIRAIPQSFIEMGIE, from the coding sequence ATGCTTAAGATTTTATCAGGAAAACAGGTTAGCCTTTTAGATAGTGCCTTTATTCAGTCACAAGGTATATCTTCATGGGAATTAATGGATCAAGCTGCCTATGCTTTCACGGATTGGTTTATGAGTCAAAATTTTTGCAGAGAGTCTAAAATTTACATTTTTGCAGGTAAGGGAAATAACGGGGGGGATGGTGTTGCCATTGCCCGTTTACTTTCGGTGATTGGCTTTTCTGTGGTTTTGGTAAATATGTACCCATTAGAAGAGTGTTCTCCAGATAATCAGAAAAATTTAAAAAGGCTGCCAGCCGGCATTCAGTGTTTTCATATTCATGAATTCGATTGGCAAATAGCTGCCTCATCCATTATCATTGATGCTTTACTTGGAGTTGGTTTATCCCAGCCATTATCAGGGATTTTGGCATCAACTGTACAGCGGATAAATGAATTGTCTTGTAAACGAATTGCGATTGATATTCCTTCTGGACTGCCTGCTGATGGACCTTTGAATGGAGATGCAATTGAAGCAGACATTACAGTTACCTTTCAATTTCCAAAGCTTTCCTTGCTTTTTCCAGAACATGCCGCATACACTGGCAAAATGGTGATTGTAGATATCGGTATTCCGACTAGTTTTCTTCAAAGTTTTGAAGGTAACCATTACCTTTTACAGAGAGAAGATGTTTATCCCCTTCATCTAAAGAAAAGTGATTTTATTCATAAGGGAGATATGGGGAAAGTAATGTTGATCGGTGGAAGTAAAGGCAAAGTAGGGGCAGTTTTATTGGCTTCCCAAGCAGCTTTGAGGACAGGTTCTGGATTGGTATACACCAATATACCGGCAGAGGAGCGTCTGATCTGTCAGGTAGCATTTCCTGAGATTATGTACACCACAGATTTGTTGGATGACTTGGATGCAGTAGGTGTAGGCCCTGGATGGGGTACTACTCTTCATCCTGAAGAAATAGCACATTTATTTGAGAAATATGATTTCCCACTCGTGTTAGATGCAGATGCCATCAATTTAATAGCCAAATATCCAAAATTATTGAAAAAAATACCTTCCAATTCTATTTTCACACCACATCTGAAAGAGTTTGAACGTTTGGTAGGTCCTTGTGAAAATCACCTGGTCCGGCTAGAAAAAGCTAAGGACTTTGCAATACGCAATCATGTGATTGTCGTTTTGAAAGGGGCATTTACTTGTATTTCCAGCCCACAAGGAGAACAGTTTTTCAATACGAGCGGTAATAAATACATGGCAACTGCAGGCTCAGGGGATGTATTGACGGGGGTGATTACTAGCTTTTTGGGACAAGGCTATAGCCCCATACATGCAGCATTAGTAGGGGTGTATCATCATGGTTTGGCTGGAGACATAGCAGCCCGAACCAAAAATCGAGGTTTAATTGCATCGGATATTATTCGAGCAATTCCTCAGTCATTTATAGAAATGGGCATAGAATAA
- a CDS encoding DUF2380 domain-containing protein, whose protein sequence is MISCHNPIDLSGGSGGANWPTHPNPSGPSGEGSGGGGPGSGAFGSTGGGSGTSNGVCDHTNNFASDCIPFPVTNPEDRRRAQLDYLRTHGGRDFVNIIEELLTTPGLKVGDVSEINILVNNFYLRQKGLFMMNIFSIDNVGMILTLGIWNPNLTTIARNKTFQLFSRYATQNNNVVFKSFTSNNFRSNLTLKTGMNPSGAQAHHVFPQTSEFSSFFTSKGINVHNPSYGTWWPTASHQSTAYAYNQAWRIFIANNPNATTNQILNFARTEMAKYGIAVLF, encoded by the coding sequence GTGATAAGCTGTCATAATCCGATAGATTTATCGGGTGGTAGTGGAGGCGCAAATTGGCCAACCCATCCCAACCCATCAGGTCCGAGTGGCGAAGGTTCAGGAGGTGGCGGGCCAGGATCTGGAGCTTTTGGCTCAACGGGAGGTGGCTCTGGGACCTCTAACGGAGTCTGTGACCATACTAATAATTTTGCATCTGATTGTATTCCGTTTCCAGTAACAAATCCAGAGGATAGAAGAAGAGCACAGTTAGACTATTTGAGGACACATGGTGGAAGGGACTTTGTGAATATAATTGAAGAACTTTTAACTACCCCTGGTCTTAAAGTAGGTGATGTAAGCGAAATAAATATTCTTGTTAACAATTTTTATTTGCGCCAAAAAGGCCTTTTTATGATGAATATTTTTAGTATTGATAACGTTGGGATGATATTAACCTTGGGTATATGGAATCCAAATTTAACTACAATTGCTAGAAACAAGACATTTCAGCTTTTTTCAAGATATGCAACTCAAAATAATAATGTAGTATTTAAATCATTTACTTCAAATAATTTTAGGTCGAATTTGACACTGAAGACTGGAATGAATCCTTCAGGTGCGCAAGCGCATCATGTTTTTCCACAGACTAGTGAGTTTTCTAGTTTTTTTACTTCAAAAGGAATAAACGTGCATAATCCAAGCTATGGCACTTGGTGGCCTACAGCTTCTCACCAGTCAACTGCATATGCTTATAATCAAGCTTGGAGAATATTTATTGCTAATAACCCGAATGCAACTACGAATCAAATTCTTAATTTTGCTAGAACTGAAATGGCTAAATATGGGATTGCCGTTTTATTTTAA
- a CDS encoding porin family protein translates to MKKLLLFICTLGTFFTTVAQEEERTRTPIGGRPDLKGDLFVEFGLNVLNNRPSELNTRLMRSRTFNAYYQLPINLFGEGSGFTFNPGLGLGVDKFNFTNRRNLFNNPEVGPNSSRLLDVTTVYGEDITVQSNNFTVTYFDVPLEFRYHFNTRNYNKSFKIALGAKVGYALKAQTKVRFSDENELTRQIKDRQSFGINPFRYGIYTRIGSGGFNVWAHYALNSLFEADLGPFGTEASQFNFGISVALF, encoded by the coding sequence ATGAAAAAATTACTCTTGTTCATATGTACCCTAGGAACATTTTTTACCACTGTAGCCCAAGAAGAAGAACGTACGAGAACCCCCATAGGTGGAAGACCAGATCTTAAAGGTGACTTGTTTGTAGAGTTTGGTTTAAATGTACTCAACAACCGTCCTTCTGAACTCAACACTCGATTGATGCGCTCCCGTACATTTAATGCTTACTATCAATTGCCAATCAATTTATTTGGCGAAGGGTCTGGATTCACATTCAATCCTGGTTTAGGCCTTGGTGTAGATAAATTTAACTTCACCAATAGAAGGAACTTATTCAATAATCCTGAGGTAGGACCTAACTCCAGTAGATTACTAGATGTGACGACAGTATATGGAGAGGATATTACCGTACAAAGCAACAATTTTACTGTAACTTACTTTGATGTTCCACTGGAATTCCGCTATCATTTCAACACTAGAAATTATAATAAGAGTTTTAAAATTGCGTTAGGAGCAAAAGTAGGATATGCGCTCAAGGCTCAAACCAAGGTTCGTTTTTCAGATGAAAATGAGTTGACGAGACAGATAAAAGATAGGCAATCTTTCGGGATAAATCCTTTCCGCTACGGAATATATACTAGAATAGGTTCCGGAGGTTTTAATGTATGGGCACACTACGCATTGAACTCCTTGTTTGAAGCAGATTTGGGTCCTTTTGGGACAGAGGCTTCCCAATTTAATTTTGGTATATCTGTAGCACTATTTTAA
- a CDS encoding phosphatase PAP2 family protein yields MAKKGALIVSYLLQPLVIPTLIILFVATKASFWLKIPAYEFNQVLSAVALTTLVIPMMILMAMRWSKLIPSFQLPEKEDRFLPFVSVSVLYMMATYFFHLKLQASPPLVFLLSIITIALVLLTTVTYFWKISAHMVAMAGFLGVVSAFAFKAPQLQLVNYLIGIVLLNGLVASSRLYLNAHTPHQVIAGFLLGFALNFFPLYYLI; encoded by the coding sequence TTGGCAAAAAAAGGTGCCCTAATCGTATCCTATTTACTGCAGCCGTTGGTCATACCAACGCTCATCATTTTATTTGTAGCGACCAAGGCCTCTTTTTGGCTAAAAATTCCTGCTTACGAATTCAATCAGGTGCTTTCCGCAGTAGCGTTGACAACATTGGTTATCCCAATGATGATCTTGATGGCCATGCGTTGGTCTAAGTTAATCCCCTCATTTCAATTGCCGGAAAAAGAGGATAGGTTTCTTCCATTCGTATCTGTGTCCGTTTTGTATATGATGGCAACTTATTTTTTCCATCTCAAGCTTCAGGCTTCTCCTCCGTTGGTGTTTTTGCTATCCATCATCACGATTGCACTAGTATTGCTCACTACAGTCACTTATTTTTGGAAAATCAGTGCACACATGGTAGCGATGGCAGGTTTTTTAGGAGTCGTAAGTGCTTTTGCGTTTAAGGCACCTCAATTGCAATTGGTCAATTATCTGATAGGAATTGTTTTATTGAATGGGCTGGTAGCATCAAGTAGACTGTACTTAAATGCACATACACCGCACCAAGTTATTGCTGGCTTTTTGTTAGGGTTCGCACTTAACTTTTTCCCACTTTATTATTTGATATAA